A single region of the Garra rufa chromosome 6, GarRuf1.0, whole genome shotgun sequence genome encodes:
- the tekt4 gene encoding tektin-4 produces MMSSQILVSRPYFDTRVAAQNGSQPPVPNPETTVKENVYAGTSAGLATAGYRSAKYTPEEWFANNSALLNRAVADRNHAEAICQESKALKAETDAGTLRTQTAGTKHLGSRLQDTHRWRSELEQLIERLIAETDLLTASRRRLEKALDATEIPYAIATDNLTCRERRFGPDLVEDQVEEELLKEVELIRSIQALLKNTLDQTVNQIRLNREVKQTLELDWSDKQEAYNLDDQCGRFNNRSTDTQRHPSSAVLQDQVCDEEVWRKFTRDNLRLAEREEVASQALRRLIERVLHETTEDLRAQCATVDRAFNQRCMELSQAKTQLELHLAQILEQIGAQERNITNLQQAVHDKEAPLRVAQSRLHHRTFRPNIELCRDQPQLSLLGETSELNSTVSALQQQLYEARKSLSDLEESRLSLEKDIACKTNSLLIDREKCITHRTRYPSVTVLSGY; encoded by the exons ATGATGTCATCTCAAATTTTAGTGTCTCGTCCCTATTTTGACACGCGGGTAGCGGCGCAGAATGGCTCACAGCCGCCGGTGCCAAACCCTGAGACCACCGTTAAGGAAAACGTGTACGCCGGTACATCCGCCGGTCTGGCCACGGCGGGCTACCGAAGCGCCAAATACACCCCGGAGGAGTGGTTCGCCAATAACTCCGCTCTGTTAAACCGGGCCGTCGCGGACCGGAATCACGCGGAGGCGATTTGCCAAGAGTCCAAAGCGCTGAAAGCGGAGACCGACGCCGGGACTTTACGCACGCAGACCGCGGGCACCAAACACCTGGGCAGTCGACTGCAGGACACCCACCGCTGGAGATCTGAGTTGGAGCAGCTCATCGAGCGGCTGATCGCGGAAACAGACCTGCTGACGGCCTCCAGGCGGAGGCTGGAAAAAGCGCTGGACGCCACGGAGATTCCTTACGCCATCGCCACTGATAACCTCACCTGCAGAGAGAGACGCTTCGGACCAGATCTAGTGGAGGACCAGGTGGAAGAAGAACTTCTTAAG GAAGTTGAGCTGATCAGAAGCATCCAGGCACTGCTGAAAAACACTCTGGATCAAACTGTCAACCAGATAAG GTTGAACCGGGAGGTGAAGCAGACTCTTGAGTTGGACTGGTCTGATAAGCAGGAGGCCTACAATCTGGACGATCAATGTGGACGCTTTAACAACAGGAGCACCGACACACAACGCCATCCCAGCTCAGCTGTGTTGCAGGACCA GGTATGCGATGAGGAGGTTTGGCGTAAGTTTACTCGGGATAACCTGCGGCTGGCGGAGAGAGAGGAGGTGGCGAGTCAGGCCCTGAGGCGGCTGATTGAGCGAGTCCTGCATGAGACGACTGAGGACCTGCGGGCGCAGTGTGCCACTGTAGATCGGGCCTTTAACCAGCGCTGCATGGAACTGAGCCAAGCCAAAACACAGCTGGAGCTGCACCTGGCACAG ATTCTGGAGCAGATCGGGGCTCAGGAGAGGAATATCACAAACCTGCAGCAAGCTGTGCATGATAAAGAAGCTCCTCTCAGAGTGGCTCAATCTAGACTGCATCACCGAACCTTCAGGCCCAACATCGAGCTGTGCCGAGACCAGCCCCAGCTCAG tttgtTAGGTGAGACATCAGAGCTCAACAGTACAGTATCAGCCCTACAGCAGCAGCTGTATGAAGCACGCAAGTCTTTGTCTGACCTGGAGGAAAGCAGACTGTCCCTGGAGAAAGACATCGCTTGCAAAACAAACTCCCTCCTCATCGACCGAGAGAAGTGTATCACGCACCGCACACGCTACCCCTCTGTCACAGTGCTGTCTGGATACTGA
- the LOC141336514 gene encoding uncharacterized protein codes for MEQRENNQSTETPDVKTKTCQCSPRQEHKNTSQYQKNLKEDSVTCHQCGMFLIHSRHMSIHTGDKLFICPQCRKSFRKNCDLEIHMRVHTGERPFTCSECKKGFTAHGALNRHMRVHTGEKPFSCSECGKSFTERTVLRLHMRIHTGEKPFTCSECGKRFAVKQNFENHVRIHTGEKPFTCPQCGKGFAVKKNFEYHIRIHTGDKPFICPQCGRSFVAKQTLKSHMTIHTGEKPFTCTECGHGFTVKRSLEIHRRSHTGEKPFICLQCGKSFAVKQSLERHTRIHSGEKPFTCSECGKSFAEKQSLERHERIHTGEKPFICPECGKSFAVKHRLEAHFRIHTGEKPFSCTECGKCFTQQGQIKSHMRSHTGEKPFTCPQCDNSFTSKQSLKSHIRIHIGEKPFTCSECGKSFITQGHLKRHMKTHSGEKPFTCPQCGKSYKLLQSLESHMRDHAGDKPFICPECGKGFTTKHCLKSHMNVHIGEKPFTCSICGMSFTQQQSLKRHTWTHTGEKPFICPECGKSYTIKQQLENHMRVHTGERPFSCPQCEKSFTIKRNLEIHMRVHTGVKPFACSQCGKRFTVKQSLEGHMSIHTGERPFTCSECGKGFTDKHKLSYHMRNHTGERPFVCSKCGKSFTKRQNLDIHMRIHTGEKPFSCSQCGKSFTIKHNLDSHMRVHTGIKPFSCSECGKCFIVKQSLESHMNIHTGTKPFTCSVCAKTFTVKQSLESHMRTHTGEKPFTCSVCGKSFTLKQSLESHMRTHTGVKPFTCPQCGKSFTQHGHLTRHMKIHSGEKLTDRVGESSTVTCEQHPSKLSDGSYNIPEPSPAIKIE; via the exons ATCAGAAGAATCTGAAAGAAGATTCTGTCACTTGCCATCAGTGTGGGATGTTTCTCATTCATTCTCGGCACATGAGCATTCACACCGGAGACAAGCTGTTCATCTGCCCCCAGTGTAGAAAAAGTTTCAGAAAGAACTGTGATCTTGAAATTCACATGAGAgtacacactggagagaggcctttTACCTGTTCTGAATGTAAAAAGGGTTTTACAGCGCACGGTGCCCTTAatagacacatgagagttcacactggagagaagccgttctcctgctctgagtgtggaaagagcttcacagAACGAACAGTTCTTAGacttcacatgagaattcacactggagagaagccgttcaccTGCTCCGAGTGTGGAAAGCGTTTCGCGGTAAAACAAAACTTTGAGAATCAtgtgagaattcacactggagagaagcctttcacttgCCCTCAGTGTGGGAAAGGATTTGCAGTGAAAAAAAACTTTGAGTATCACAtaagaattcacaccggagacaAGCCTTTCATCTGCCCTCAATGTGGAAGGAGTTTCGTAGCGAAACAAACACTTAAGAGTCACATgacaattcacactggagagaagccttttacctgcacCGAATGTGGACATGGTTTCACAGTGAAACGAAGCCTTGAGATACACAGGAGAagtcacaccggagagaagcctttcatctgccttcaatgtggaaagagttttgcagTGAAACAAAGCCTTGAGAGACACacgagaattcactctggagaaaagcctttcacctgctctgaatgtggaaagagttttgcagAGAAGCAAAGCCTAGAGAGGCAtgagagaattcacactggagagaa ACCTTTCATCTGCCctgaatgtggaaagagttttgcagTGAAACACAGGCTTGAGGCTCATtttagaattcacactggagagaaaccattcagTTGCACagagtgtggaaagtgtttcacgcAACAAGGTCAGATTAAAAGTCACATGAGAagtcacaccggagagaaacctttcacgtGCCCTCAGTGTGACAATAGTTTCACGTCGAAACAAAGCCTTAAAAGTCACATTAGAATTCACattggagagaaaccgttcacctgctctgagtgtggaaagagcttcataACGCAAGGACACCTTAAACGTCACATGAAAACTCACAGTGgtgagaagcctttcacctgccctcaatgtggaaagagttacaAATTGCTACAAAGCCTTGAGAGTCACATGAGAGATCATGCTGGAGATAAGCCGTTCATCTGCCCTGAATGTGGAAAAGGTTTCACAACAAAACATTGTCTCAAAAGTCACATGAACGTTCATataggagagaaacctttcacctgtTCCATCTGTGGGATGAGCTTCACACAGCAGCAAAGTCTTAAGCGTCACACGTggactcacactggagagaagcctttcatttgccctgaatgtgggaagagttacacaataaaacaacaacttgaaaatcacatgagagttcacactggagagagacccttttcctgtcctcagtgtgaaaagagttttacAATAAAACGTAACCTTgagattcacatgagagttcacactggagtgAAGCCTTTcgcctgctctcagtgtggaaagagattcacaGTCAAACAAAGTCTTGAGGGTCacatgagcattcacactggagagaggcctttCACCTGCTCcgagtgtggaaagggtttcacaGATAAACATAAGCTTAGTTATCACATGAGAAACCACACGGGAGAGAGGCCTTTCGTCTGCTCGAAGTGCGGAAAAAGCTTTACCAAAAGACAAAACCTTGACattcacatgagaatccacactggagagaaaccgttttcctgctctcagtgtggaaagagttttacaataAAACATAACCTTGAcagtcacatgagagttcacactggaataAAGCCTTTTTcttgctctgagtgtggaaagtgtttcataGTCAAACAAAGCCTTGAGAGTCACATGAACATTCACACAGGAACCAAACCTTTCACCTGCTCCGTGTGTGCAAAGACTTTCACAGTCAAACAAAGCCTTGAGAgtcacatgagaactcacactggagagaagcctttcacctgctccgtgtgtggaaagagtttcacactcAAACAAAGCCTTGAGAgtcacatgagaactcacactggagtcaagccttttacctgccctcagtgtggaaagagcttcacgcAACATGGGCATCTTACgcgtcacatgaaaattcactccGGAGAGAAGCTTACTGATAGAGTGGGGGAAAGCTCTACTGTCACCTGTGAACAGCATCCATCCAAATTAAGTGATGGCAGTTATAACATACCAGAACCTTCACCAGCTATCAAAATAGAGTGA
- the LOC141336513 gene encoding uncharacterized protein, whose product METDEISGFEHFLVIKMEQHENSQTTESPDVQTKTCQSLPMQDCKNKKQYLTELRDDSVTCHQYEMHFIQQANLKQHIDTGEKPFICPQCGKSFIFKQSLERHIRIHTGEKPFCCSECGMSFVEKQKLNIHMRNHTGEQPFTCPRCGKSFTFKQSLERHMRIHTGDKPFTCSECGMSFIEKQKLKIHMRIHTGEKPFSCPQCGKSFRVNRSLKRHMSIHTGEKPFGCTQCAKRYTVKQHLENHMRIHTGEKPYTCSECGNSFTEQRQLIIHMRIHTGEKPFTCPQCGKSFTQQGQLKCHMRIHTGERPFTCSQCGKCFTVKSTLDSHMRIHTGEKPFSCFQCGKSFIQQGQLQIHMSVHTGDKPFICPYCMKSFPLKHGLERHMRIHTGEKPFSCSECGISFIEKQKLNIHMRIHTGEKPFTCTQCGKSFTVNRSLKRHMRIHTAEKPFACTQCGKRFMEEGHLESHMGIHTGEKPFTCSECGKSFTVNRNLRRHMSIHAEEKPFTCTQCGKSFPEQGQLVNHITIHTGEKSFACSECGKSFAVKQGLKRHMRIHIGEKNFTCSECGKRFMQQGHLQNHMRIHTGEKPFICSVCGKSFTMNITLERHMKIHTGEKPFACTYCMMSFIVKQGLERHMRIHTGEKPFTCSECGKSFMQQGHLQSHKRLHTGEKPFVCCECGKGFTLKQSLQSHMRIHTGERPSERVEESPLPPPVNNIHPDDAKSVIADQDTHQLSEESD is encoded by the exons ATGGAGACTGATGAAATAAGCGGCTTCGAACATTTCCTGGTGATAAAGATGGAGCAGCATGAAAACAGTCAGACCACAGAGTCACCAGATGTGCAGACGAAAACCTGCCAGTCGTTACCTATGCAAGATTGCAAGAACAAAAAACAAT atCTCACGGAACTGAGAGATGATTCTGTCACATGCCATCAGTATGAGATGCATTTCATTCAACAAGCAAACCTTAAGCAGCACATtgacactggagagaagccattcatCTGccctcaatgtggaaagagtttcatattTAAGCAAAGCCTTGAGAGACACATCAGAATTCACACTGGGGAGAAACCGTTTTGCTGCTCTGAGTGTGGGATGAGTTTCGTAGAGAAACAAAAGCTTAATATTCACATGAGAAATCACACTGGAGAACAACCTTTCACCTGCCCTCGGTGTGGAAAGAGCTTTACTTTTAAACAAAGCCTTGAGAGACACATGCGCATTCACACGGGGGATAAGCCTTTTACCTGCTCTGAGTGTGGGATGAGTTTCATAGAGAAGCAAAAGCTTAaaattcacatgagaattcacactggagagaaacctttcagctgccctcaatgtggaaagagttttagagTAAACAGGAGCCTTAAGAGACacatgagcattcacactggagagaaacccttcGGATGTACCCAGTGCGCAAAGCGTTACACAGTGAAACAACACCTTGAGAATCACAtgcgaattcacactggagagaaaccttacacttgctctgagtgtggaaacagtttcacggAACAACGACAGCTTAtaatccacatgagaattcatactggggagaagcctttcacctgccctcagtgtggaaagagcttcacacAACAAGGACAGCTGAAatgtcacatgagaattcacactggagagagacctttcacttgctctcaatgtggaaagtgtttcacagTGAAGAGTACCCTTGacagtcacatgagaattcacactggagaaaagcctttcagctgctttcagtgtggaaagagtttcattcaacaAGGACAACTTCAGATTCACATGAGCGTTCACACTGGAGACAAGCCTTTCATTTGCCCGTACTGTATGAAGAGTTTCCCTTTGAAACACGGCCTCGagagacacatgagaattcacactggagaaaagcctttcagctgctctgAGTGTGGGATAAGCTTCATCGAGAAACAAAAGCTCAACATTcatatgaggattcacactggagagaaaccattcaccTGCAcccaatgtggaaagagttttacagtGAACAGGAGCCTTAagagacacatgagaattcacactgcgGAGAAACCATTCGCCTGCACCCAATGTGGAAAGAGATTCATGGAAGAAGGACACCTTGAAAGCCACAtgggaattcacactggagaaaagcctttcacctgctccgagtgtggaaagagtttcacggtGAACAGAAACCTTAGGAGACACATGAGCATTCATGCGgaagagaagcctttcacctgcacccaatgtggaaagagcttcccagAACAAGGGCAACTTGTAAATCACATAaccattcacactggagagaaatctttcgcctgctctgagtgtggaaagagtttcgcagTGAAACAAGGCCTTAagagacacatgagaattcacattGGAGAGAAGAACTTCACCTGCTCCGAGTGTGGAAAACGTTTCATGCAGCAAGGACACCTTCaaaaccacatgagaattcacaccggagagaagccgttcatCTGCTctgtgtgtggaaagagtttcacaatgaacatcacccttgagagacacatgaaaattcacactggagagaagcctttcgcCTGCACTTATTGTATGATGAGTTTCATAGTGAAACAAGGCCTTGagagacacatgagaattcacactggagagaagccgttcaccTGCTCTGAGTGTGGGAAGAGCTTCATGCAACAGGGACACCTTCAAAGTCACAAGagacttcacactggagagaagcctttcgtCTGCTGCGAatgtggaaagggtttcactcTAAAACAAAGCCTTCagagtcacatgagaattcacactggagagagaccttctGAACGAGTGGAGGAATCTCCTCTACCTCCACCTGTGAACAACATCCATCCAGATGATGCAAAATCAGTCATAGCGGATCAGGACACCCACCAGCTATCGGAGGAGAGTGATTAG